A genomic segment from Leucoraja erinacea ecotype New England chromosome 39, Leri_hhj_1, whole genome shotgun sequence encodes:
- the LOC129714359 gene encoding RING finger protein 11-like yields MGNCFKSQAGDDISLLNDSASYAGEGAGAGGGIAGPGARGRGRAGPGTMHRPPAAASPPQQEQAQIPVYHPTPSQTRLATQLTEEEQIRIAQRLGLIQHLPKGSFNCGRESQNKKVKECVICMMDFVFGDPIRFLPCMHIYHMECIDEWLMRSFTCPTCMEPVDAALLASYETN; encoded by the exons ATGGGCAACTGCTTCAAGTCGCAGGCGGGCGACGACATCTCGCTGCTGAATGACTCGGCGAGTTACGCCGGAGAGGGAGCGGGAGCGGGCGGCGGGATCGCCGGGCCTGGggccagaggcagaggcagagccgGCCCGGGGACGATGCACAGGCCGCCCGCCGCCGCCTCACCACCCCAGCAG GAACAAGCACAAATTCCAGTTTATCACCCAACACCGAGTCAAACTCGTCTGGCCACACAGTTGACGGAGGAAGAGCAGATCCGAATAGCACAGAGACTGGGTCTAATCCAACACCTTCCCAAGGGCAGCTTCAACTGCGGACGAGAATCCCAGAACAAGAAGGTCAAGGA GTGCGTGATCTGTATGATGGACTTTGTCTTCGGGGACCCCATCCGGTTTTTGCCGTGCATGCACATCTACCACATGGAATGCATTGACGAGTGGCTCATGCGGTCGTTCACCTGCCCCACGTGCATGGAACCTGTCGATGCGGCCTTGCTGGCATCCTACGAGACCAACTGA